Proteins encoded by one window of Papio anubis isolate 15944 chromosome 7, Panubis1.0, whole genome shotgun sequence:
- the TMEM253 gene encoding transmembrane protein 253 isoform X2 → MEDRAGQQEQERHSLRLEKLQHWARHRQSGHLLVLAVSQLWLAVVVVPLAVSVACLNSECHMATALPLGPGASGLLTGTVTLELRRAPRLWKVRAMMIFNTFNLILGFIVVVVEVMKTALGPAPTASSQHVGLLVLELSAEAFTLGGVLVSVHALFLLSQRKPGCCRSQSLHYQELQEGFSELEEVPGLENGPTVASTGANERAGQREQTRAALLPP, encoded by the exons ATGGAAGATAGAGCTGGTCAGCAAGAGCAGGAGAGACACAGCCTCCGTCTGGAAAAGCTACAACATTGGGCGAGGCACAGGCAGAGTGGGCACCTCTTGGTGCTGGCG GTGAGTCAGCTATGGCTGGCAGTGGTTGTGGTGCCCCTTGCTGTCTCAGTCGCCTGCCTGAACTCTGAATGTCACATGGCCACAGCGCTGCCTCTTGGGCCTGGAGCCTCA GGTCTCCTCACTGGGACTGTTACCCTAGAGCTTCGCAGAGCACCCCGCCTCTGGAAG GTGCGGGCCATGATGATATTCAACACCTTCAACTTGATCTTGGGTTTCATCGTGGTGGTGGTCGAGGTGATGAAGACAGCCTTGGGGCCTGCCCCAACTGCCTCCTCCCAG CATGTTGGCTTGCTGGTGCTGGAGCTCAGTGCTGAGGCCTTCACCCTAGGAGGAGTGCTGGTCTCAGTGCACGCCCTATTCTTGCTGAGCCAGAGGAAACCAGGATGCTGCAGGAGCCAGAGTCTGCACTACCAGGAGCTGCAGGAG GGCTTCTCTGAGTTGGAAGAGGTTCCTGGTTTGGAGAATGGTCCCACGGTAGCCAGCACAGGAGCAAATGAGAGGGCGGGACAGCGGGAACAGACACGTGCTGCTCTCCTTCCACCCTGA
- the TMEM253 gene encoding transmembrane protein 253 isoform X1, producing the protein MEDRAGQQEQERHSLRLEKLQHWARHRQSGHLLVLAGLLTGTVTLELRRAPRLWKVRAMMIFNTFNLILGFIVVVVEVMKTALGPAPTASSQHVGLLVLELSAEAFTLGGVLVSVHALFLLSQRKPGCCRSQSLHYQELQEGFSELEEVPGLENGPTVASTGANERAGQREQTRAALLPP; encoded by the exons ATGGAAGATAGAGCTGGTCAGCAAGAGCAGGAGAGACACAGCCTCCGTCTGGAAAAGCTACAACATTGGGCGAGGCACAGGCAGAGTGGGCACCTCTTGGTGCTGGCG GGTCTCCTCACTGGGACTGTTACCCTAGAGCTTCGCAGAGCACCCCGCCTCTGGAAG GTGCGGGCCATGATGATATTCAACACCTTCAACTTGATCTTGGGTTTCATCGTGGTGGTGGTCGAGGTGATGAAGACAGCCTTGGGGCCTGCCCCAACTGCCTCCTCCCAG CATGTTGGCTTGCTGGTGCTGGAGCTCAGTGCTGAGGCCTTCACCCTAGGAGGAGTGCTGGTCTCAGTGCACGCCCTATTCTTGCTGAGCCAGAGGAAACCAGGATGCTGCAGGAGCCAGAGTCTGCACTACCAGGAGCTGCAGGAG GGCTTCTCTGAGTTGGAAGAGGTTCCTGGTTTGGAGAATGGTCCCACGGTAGCCAGCACAGGAGCAAATGAGAGGGCGGGACAGCGGGAACAGACACGTGCTGCTCTCCTTCCACCCTGA
- the ZNF219 gene encoding LOW QUALITY PROTEIN: zinc finger protein 219 (The sequence of the model RefSeq protein was modified relative to this genomic sequence to represent the inferred CDS: deleted 1 base in 1 codon; substituted 2 bases at 2 genomic stop codons): MEGSRPRAPSGHLAPSPPAFDGELDLQRYSNGPAVSAGSPGMGAVSWSESRAGERRFPCPVCGKRFRFNSILALHLRAHPGAQAFQCPHCGHRAAQRALLRSHLRTHQPERPRSPAARLLLELEERALLREARLGRARSSGGMQATAATEGLARPQAPSSSAFRCPYCKGKFRTSAERERHLHILHRPWKCGLCSFGSSQEEELLHHSLTAHGAEPSGVATTAAPSSXPPQPPFSSSASASQPQPPPEPEPEREATPTPAPVAPEEPPAPPEFGLLGSGXACQSWFLKGHICSTRSPSDQGGSPKGRCFKEPWFLKNHMKVHASKLGPLRAPGPGSGPARAPQPPDLGLLAYEPLGPALLLAPAPTPAERREPPSLLGYLSLRAGEGRPNGEGAEPGPGRSFGGFRPLSSPLPARARRHRAEEPEEEEEVVEAEEETWARGRSLGPLASLHPRPGEGPGHSAPSAGAPARSTTTQEENGLLVGGTRPEGGRGATGKDCPFCGKSFRSAHHLKVHLRVHTGERPYKCPHCDYAGTQSGSLKYHLQRHHREQRSGAGPGPPPEPPPPSQRGSAPQSGAKPSPQPATWVEGASSPRPPSSGAGPGSRRKPASPGRTLRNGRGGEAEPLDLSLRAGPGGEAGPGGALHRCLFCPFATGAPELMALHLQVHHSRRARGRRPPQADASSPYARVPSGETPPSPSQEGEEGSGLSRPGEAGLGGQER, from the exons ATGGAG GGCTCACGTCCCCGCGCCCCGAGCGGCCACTTAGCGCCGTCGCCGCCGGCTTTCGACGGCGAGCTGGATTTGCAGCGATACTCCAACGGGCCAGCCGTGAGTGCAGGGTCGCCCGGGATGGGAGCGGTGAGCTGGTCTGAGAGTCGTGCAGGCGAACGGCGCTTCCCCTGCCCTGTATGCGGGAAGCGCTTCCGCTTCAACTCTATCCTGGCTTTGCACCTGCGGGCGCACCCAGGCGCCCAGGCCTTCCAGTGCCCACACTGCGGCCACCGCGCGGCGCAGCGGGCTCTGCTGCGCTCGCACCTGCGCACACACCAGCCCGAGCGCCCACGTAGTCCTGCTGCACGCCTGTTGCTGGAGTTGGAAGAGCGCGCGCTACTACGCGAGGCTCGACTGGGGAGAGCCCGAAGCTCAGGGGGCATGCAGGCCACCGCTGCCACTGAGGGCTTGGCGCGGCCCCAGGCTCCTTCATCGTCCGCCTTCCGTTGCCCCTACTGCAAAGGCAAGTTTCGCACCTCGGCGGAGCGCGAACGccacctgcacatcctgcacaggcCCTGGAAGTGCGGCCTGTGCAGTTTCGGCTCCagccaggaggaggagctgctgCACCACAGCCTGACGGCCCACGGGGCTGAGCCTTCTGGAGTGGCTACCACTGCTGCGCCT AGCTCctagcctcctcagcctcctttcagctcctcagcctcagcctctcagccccagcctcct CCGGAGCCCGAGCCCGAACGTGAGGCAACCCCGACCCCAGCTCCTGTCGCTCCCGAGGAGCCCCCAGCACCTCCGGAGTTCGGCCTGCTGGGCAGCGGCTGAGCCTGCCAGTCTTGGTTTCTCAAGGGCCACATATGTAGCACAAGGTCTCCTTCTGATCAAGGCGGTAGTCCAAAAGGCCGCTGCttcaaggagccctggttccttaAGAACCACATGAAGGTGCACGCCAGCAAGCTGGGCCCACTGCGTGCCCCGGGGCCTGGCTCCGGGCCTGCCCGGGCCCCGCAGCCTCCTGACCTTGGCCTGCTGGCCTATGAGCCGTTGGGCCCAGCGCTCCTCTTGGCCCCGGCGCCCACCCCGGCCGAGCGCCGTGAGCCCCCGAGCCTCTTGGGCTACCTGAGCCTGCGGGCTGGCGAGGGCCGGCCCAACGGCGAGGGTGCTGAGCCCGGGCCCGGCCGCAGCTTCGGAGGCTTCCGCCCGCTGTCCTCTCCTCTCCCGGCCCGGGCTCGCCGGCACCGTGCGGAGGAGccggaggaagaagaggaggtggTGGAGGCCGAGGAGGAGACCTGGGCCCGGGGCAGGTCGCTGGGCCCTCTGGCTTCCCTGCATCCGCGCCCGGGTGAGGGACCGGGGCACTCTGCCCCTTCTGCTGGGGCCCCGGCAAGATCGACCACCACGCAGG AAGAGAATGGGCTGTTGGTTGGAGGGACCCGGCCTGAAGGGGGCCGGGGCGCCACCGGCAAGGATTGTCCCTTCTGCGGAAAATCTTTCCGCTCAGCACATCACCTCAAAGTGCATCTGCGAGTGCACACAG GCGAGCGGCCCTACAAGTGTCCGCACTGTGACTACGCGGGCACCCAGTCCGGCTCGCTCAAGTATCACCTACAGCGCCACCACCGGGAGCAGAGGAGCGGGGCCGGCCCCGGGCCACCCCCGGAACCACCGCCTCCTTCCCAGCGGGGTTCAGCCCCGCAATCTGGAGCCAAGCCGTCTCCACAGCCTGCGACCTGGGTGGAGGGTGCCTCAAGCCCCCGGCCTCCTTCTAGCGGTGCTGGGCCGGGGTCCCGTCGGAAGCCCGCCAGCCCTGGGAGGACCCTGCGCAACGGGCGAGGTGGTGAGGCCGAACCCCTGGACCTGTCCTTGCGGGCAGGGCCGGGAGGCGAGGCCGGGCCGGGGGGTGCCCTCCACCGCTGCCTCTTCTGCCCTTTCGCCACTGGAGCCCCAGAGCTCATGGCCTTGCACCTTCAAGTGCACCACAGCCGCCGGGCTAGGGGCCGCCGGCCACCCCAGGCTGACGCGTCCTCGCCCTATGCCCGAGTACCATCAGGAGAGACTCCTCCCAGTCCTTctcaggaaggggaggagggctCCGGGCTGTCCAGACCCGGAGAGGCAGGGCTAGGGGGGCAAGAACGGTAG